In the Oryzias latipes chromosome 23, ASM223467v1 genome, one interval contains:
- the LOC101171793 gene encoding tripartite motif-containing protein 60-like, whose product MASTINLISEEQLLCSICHDVFKEPVSTRCGHNYCKSCITEYWDSSCQIQCPLCRTKFHTRPKFLVNTEFRAMVEHFSHIQVKSEGEIAQAGDVPCDVCTETKIKAHKTCLVCLASYCQTHLEPHQSLKKHKLVDPLSNLCDRVCKKHDKMLELFCCTDQECVCLMCWRDGHANHHVILCEKAFREKKALLTNAISEMKTTENKNAGSVNKLKTSFQQRKKASEKDMADIGMFLTGLVTEVQEGKGKVIELIKQKQKRVDTIGNVYFAKMDQEAAEMRRKRCELEQLLQTEDHLHFLLSYQRYNQTAAIQSNSIEPLDNNQPVYGEMVKKSTSQMKKTLSNHIEGLLHQLLSEGCDGGAMPKVWIPPQDELMMIQQCNAVDLTFNAFGGHISLMVSRDGKQLSLRKDRFVLSTLFGERFENLPIAFSTNSFSSGRFYYEVRVNKNQNFILGVAKESINMKPISYPTTVDGVWTFRLLFGNVYEVFDPNEIRLFLKQAPEVIGVFVDYEKGEVSFYDVEARYLMYSYKGCCFTEMASSFKALLYAMTGTSQVIRPKLYPIFGFSDDLSNPSLTITPVE is encoded by the coding sequence ATGGCATCAACTATCAATCTCATTTCTGAAGAGCAACTTCTGTGCTCCATTTGTCACGATGTATTTAAGGAGCCAGTCTCAACTCGATGTGGACACAACTACTGTAAGAGTTGCATCACAGAGTACTGGGACAGCAGTTGTCAAATACAGTGTCCCCTATGCAGGACAAAGTTCCATACCAGGCCAAAATTCCTGGTTAACACCGAGTTCAGAGCCATGGTGGAGCATTTCAGCCACATCCAAGTGAAGAGTGAGGGGGAGATTGCTCAAGCAGGAGACGTTCCGTGTGATGTCTGCacagaaaccaaaataaaagctcacaaGACGTGTTTGGTGTGTTTAGCTTCATACTGTCAGACTCACCTGGAGCCTCACCAGAGTCTGAAAAAACACAAGCTGGTCGATCCGTTGTCAAACCTGTGTGACAGAGTgtgtaaaaaacatgacaagatGCTGGAGCTCTTCTGCTGCACAGATCAAGAGTGTGTCTGTTTGATGTGCTGGAGAGATGGCCACGCCAATCATCATGTCATCCTTTGTGAGAAAGCTTTCCGAGAAAAGAAAGCCCTGCTTACAAATGCTATCTCCGAAATGAAGACGAcggaaaacaaaaatgctggGAGTGTCAACAAACTGAAAACCTCATTCCAACAGAGGAAGAAGGCGTCAGAGAAGGATATGGCAGACATTGGAATGTTTCTGACTGGTCTGGTGACTGAAGTGCAAGAAGGCAAGGGAAAGGTGATTGAACTGATTAAGCAAAAGCAGAAACGAGTGGACACAATTGGCAATGTATATTTTGCGAAGATGGATCAAGAAGCTGCAGAGATGAGGAGGAAAAGATGTGAACTGGAGCAGCTTCTGCAAACTGAAGACCATCTCCACTTTTTATTGAGTTACCAGCGCTATAATCAAACTGCAGCAATCCAGTCCAATTCTATCGAGCCTTTGGACAATAACCAGCCAGTCTATGGAGAGATGGTGAAAAAATCCACTTCTCAGATGAAGAAGACACTAAGCAATCACATAGAAGGGCTTCTTCATCAACTTTTATCTGAGGGCTGTGATGGAGGGGCAATGCCAAAAGTATGGATTCCTCCCCAGGATGAGCTGATGATGATCCAGCAGTGTAATGCTGTGGATCTGACTTTTAACGCCTTTGGTGGTCACATCAGTCTCATGGTATCTAGGGATGGGAAACAGCTGTCATTGCGCAAGGACCGTTTTGTTTTGTCCACCTTATTTggtgaaagatttgaaaatctGCCCATTGCCTTTTCAACAAACTCTTTTTCCTCGGGTAGATTTTATTATGAAGTTAGAGTCAATAAGAACCAGAACTTTATCTTGGGAGTGGCTAAAGAGTCAATAAACATGAAACCCATTTCTTATCCAACCACTGTGGATGGAGTCTGGACTTTTCGTCTCCTATTCGGCAACGTCTATGAGGTTTTTGACCCGAATGAGATACGCCTATTTCTAAAACAGGCACCAGAGGTGATTGGTGTGTTTGTGGATTATGAGAAAGGGGAGGTCTCCTTCTATGATGTAGAGGCCAGGTATTTGATGTACTCCTACAAAGGATGCTGCTTCACTGAGATGGCTTCATCCTTCAAAGCCCTCCTTTATGCTATGACTGGCACGTCACAGGTTATCAGACCAAAGCTGTACCccatttttggtttttctgacGATCTTTCAAATCCCAGCCTCACAATCACTCCTGTAGAGTGA